Proteins encoded by one window of Halobacteriovorax sp. GB3:
- a CDS encoding S8 family serine peptidase: MKLTFLLSAILSLPSLAFIDLKVPSMEEDFFQMKSLPLKTEFKIIEVDGIPTYRIEYITLSYQPQTIQKSMIRLVDEVTLEKETYIQEGKVKTLLEKYNYDKESEQLTHIDSYNDSNQVITRKMNSPLDLMPIEIHYSYESKREKKAFAFDVFVRDTNKLLYHYDQNKVFDLKTAYPQSSQSELDKKLKNLRNSKRLKVALIDSGLDHHHPALAEKLAINFNDPIDGIDNDQNGFVDDYIGLQALSGVGFPLESIRPDREIYPLSHGTHVGHIMVSGVSNVALFPFVGEYGEAYFLKQISDKITDEKIDFVNMSFSFPHWSLQDIPKKTFMNLKFMILKNKETLFFAAAGNDYQRVIHYGRNGVYPASFPMENILTVGALNTATFSKDDAHTYNVADYSNISNLVVDIFAPGTDILAASLGGGLIKHSGTSMATPWMVNQSIKLKKTYPELTNRQIRDLFLYTAYIPNIDEPLPCSSGGMVFPTRAHALAKRFLKNKTKSIKELALEMRAQKELLLQGEESNANYLEKLQTLWKMRLL; the protein is encoded by the coding sequence ATGAAACTCACTTTTTTATTATCTGCTATTCTTTCTCTACCATCACTTGCCTTTATTGATTTAAAAGTACCTTCAATGGAAGAAGATTTCTTTCAAATGAAATCACTTCCACTAAAAACAGAATTTAAAATAATCGAAGTTGATGGTATTCCAACTTATCGAATTGAATACATCACTCTTTCTTATCAACCACAAACGATTCAAAAATCGATGATAAGACTTGTTGATGAAGTGACTCTTGAAAAAGAAACTTACATTCAAGAAGGTAAAGTTAAAACACTCTTAGAGAAATACAATTACGACAAAGAGAGTGAGCAATTAACTCATATCGACTCATACAACGATTCAAATCAAGTCATCACAAGAAAGATGAACTCTCCTTTAGACCTTATGCCGATTGAAATTCACTATAGCTACGAAAGTAAGCGCGAAAAGAAGGCCTTTGCTTTTGATGTCTTTGTAAGAGATACAAATAAATTGCTCTATCATTATGATCAAAATAAAGTCTTTGATTTAAAGACCGCCTACCCTCAATCATCACAATCTGAACTTGATAAGAAGCTTAAAAATTTACGAAACTCTAAACGCCTCAAAGTAGCATTAATAGACTCGGGACTCGATCATCATCACCCGGCCTTAGCAGAAAAATTGGCGATTAATTTCAATGATCCAATCGATGGGATAGATAATGATCAAAACGGTTTTGTCGACGATTACATTGGACTTCAGGCCTTAAGTGGTGTGGGTTTTCCTCTGGAGTCGATTAGACCAGATCGAGAGATCTACCCTCTTTCTCATGGAACTCATGTCGGTCACATCATGGTATCAGGGGTTTCAAATGTAGCACTCTTTCCTTTTGTAGGAGAATACGGAGAAGCTTACTTTCTAAAGCAAATCTCTGATAAAATCACAGACGAGAAAATTGACTTCGTCAATATGAGCTTTAGTTTTCCTCATTGGTCGCTCCAAGACATTCCTAAAAAAACATTCATGAATCTAAAATTTATGATTCTAAAAAATAAAGAGACACTCTTTTTTGCAGCAGCAGGAAATGACTATCAAAGAGTTATTCACTATGGTCGAAATGGTGTGTACCCAGCATCTTTTCCAATGGAAAATATACTCACAGTTGGAGCTCTCAATACTGCAACCTTTTCCAAAGATGACGCTCATACTTATAACGTTGCCGACTATTCAAATATTTCAAATCTTGTCGTCGATATTTTTGCACCAGGAACAGATATTTTGGCTGCATCTCTTGGCGGTGGATTAATCAAACATTCCGGTACATCGATGGCAACACCTTGGATGGTAAATCAATCCATAAAGTTAAAGAAGACCTATCCAGAACTTACGAATCGACAAATTAGAGACCTCTTTCTTTATACGGCTTATATTCCAAACATTGATGAACCTCTTCCTTGCTCTTCAGGAGGAATGGTTTTTCCTACGAGAGCGCACGCCCTTGCAAAGAGATTTTTAAAGAATAAAACAAAATCGATAAAAGAACTTGCCCTAGAAATGCGGGCTCAAAAAGAGCTTCTTCTCCAAGGAGAAGAATCAAATGCGAACTATCTTGAAAAGCTTCAAACTCTTTGGAAGATGCGCCTACTTTAA
- a CDS encoding GGDEF domain-containing protein, with protein sequence MSDDATVVLTDIKSALASAEKEAAEKPAALLVVGGELNGTIFDLDEELVIVGRSPEVKISLEFNGISRQHFKLIAGDETFLVEDAGSKNGTYVNNKKIEGQYALKKGDIIKIGSIALKFLPKGDPERLTYDKLNLEANTDKHTGCFNKAYFNDKIELEVKKSKVTGSPLSLIVFDLDHFKKLNDNYGHDAGDFVLKEGAGIIRKNGVRDIDIFARYGGEEFVILLPKTNLKQAFEIAERLRKLLETHKFVYDSQVLPVSASIGVADYRQGVKTGTDLFKRADEAVYKAKQGGRNQVQFYRA encoded by the coding sequence ATGAGTGATGATGCTACAGTCGTACTTACGGACATTAAATCTGCTCTTGCTTCAGCTGAGAAGGAAGCGGCAGAAAAACCTGCTGCACTCTTAGTAGTAGGAGGAGAGCTAAATGGAACGATCTTCGATCTCGACGAAGAGTTGGTTATCGTTGGGCGCTCGCCGGAAGTAAAGATTAGCTTAGAATTTAACGGTATTTCCAGACAGCACTTCAAATTAATCGCAGGAGATGAAACATTTCTTGTAGAAGATGCAGGCTCTAAGAACGGAACTTACGTCAATAACAAAAAGATTGAAGGACAATACGCTCTTAAAAAGGGCGACATTATTAAAATCGGAAGTATCGCTCTTAAGTTTCTACCAAAAGGTGATCCAGAGAGATTAACTTACGATAAGCTCAATCTCGAGGCCAATACAGATAAACACACAGGATGCTTTAACAAGGCTTACTTCAACGACAAGATCGAACTTGAAGTTAAAAAGTCTAAAGTCACAGGTAGCCCTCTTTCGTTAATCGTTTTCGATTTAGATCATTTCAAAAAGCTTAATGACAACTATGGTCACGATGCTGGAGACTTTGTTCTAAAAGAAGGCGCAGGCATCATTAGAAAAAATGGTGTTCGTGATATCGATATTTTCGCTCGCTACGGTGGAGAGGAATTCGTTATTCTTCTTCCTAAGACGAATCTTAAACAAGCTTTTGAGATTGCTGAGCGTCTGAGAAAACTTCTTGAAACTCATAAATTTGTTTATGACTCTCAAGTACTTCCTGTATCTGCTTCAATTGGAGTGGCCGACTACCGTCAGGGAGTTAAAACAGGAACAGACCTTTTCAAAAGGGCCGATGAAGCTGTATATAAAGCTAAGCAAGGTGGAAGAAACCAAGTTCAGTTTTATAGGGCATAA
- a CDS encoding pyruvate, water dikinase regulatory protein, producing the protein MSPLTKRLKIIIISDGTGETATAISRAIMTQFPERDVYFTRYKNVRSKDQITAIFDEAAIHHDLIIYTVVTSELREFIGEQARVKHVRALDLIGPALTTFANYFEQEPKAEPGLLHAVNDDYYKRVEAMEFTLNHDDGRNLASLHLADVILVGISRTSKTPLSVYLCQHGLKVVNIPIISNQPLPVELREVDQRKIFALTIDPDALMGIRRNRLTRLGAQNHTGDYADHMKVIEEIEWANELFAENKRWPVFNVTDKALEETAADIMKLINMRKNNIFKQLKREQKED; encoded by the coding sequence ATGTCACCTCTTACGAAGAGACTAAAGATCATTATCATTTCTGATGGAACAGGAGAAACGGCAACTGCTATTTCCAGAGCAATTATGACTCAATTTCCTGAAAGAGATGTCTACTTCACTCGCTATAAAAATGTTCGCTCGAAAGATCAAATTACTGCAATTTTTGATGAAGCGGCCATTCACCACGACCTGATTATTTATACGGTTGTAACAAGTGAGCTTAGAGAATTTATTGGAGAACAAGCTCGAGTAAAACACGTTCGTGCACTCGACCTTATTGGACCGGCCCTTACGACATTTGCCAATTACTTTGAACAAGAGCCAAAGGCCGAGCCAGGACTTCTTCACGCCGTTAATGATGATTATTATAAAAGAGTTGAGGCCATGGAATTTACTCTAAACCATGATGATGGAAGAAACCTTGCCTCTCTTCACCTTGCCGATGTTATTCTCGTTGGTATTTCGAGAACATCAAAGACACCTCTTTCAGTTTATCTTTGTCAGCACGGACTGAAGGTCGTCAATATTCCAATCATTTCTAATCAACCTTTACCTGTCGAACTTCGTGAAGTTGATCAAAGAAAGATCTTCGCATTAACAATTGATCCGGATGCTCTTATGGGTATTAGAAGAAATAGACTCACAAGATTAGGAGCACAAAATCACACAGGTGATTATGCTGACCATATGAAAGTTATCGAAGAAATTGAGTGGGCCAATGAATTATTTGCAGAAAATAAAAGATGGCCAGTTTTCAATGTTACCGACAAAGCACTCGAAGAGACAGCGGCAGACATCATGAAGCTTATTAATATGAGAAAGAATAATATTTTCAAACAGCTCAAAAGAGAGCAAAAAGAAGATTAA
- the miaA gene encoding tRNA (adenosine(37)-N6)-dimethylallyltransferase MiaA: MNKLVIISGPTSSGKTSTSISLATELKKLGISSAIVNFDSLLFYKELTIGTAKPTNEELEQVEHHLVNISSAKEPLNASDYIKLAEEKIIELFKQNKIVFLVGGSGFYLRALIKGMYESRTPNEQLQKELDQLYKEQGIAPFLSYLEEHDPQSLVNLHENDHYRLIRAVEHHKMTGEPISKEKERFDQKNPYDFSENGHPDWDIFHLYLDLPKDEHWEIIQKRTQKMFDDGLVDEVQSLLDQGFSGLEKPLQSIGYKETVGYLRGEYSTINNCQERLNISTRQLAKSQRTFFKKVSPKVQYHPLQDKQKIHQDLLKFITQKN, translated from the coding sequence ATGAATAAGCTGGTTATTATTTCGGGACCGACATCTAGTGGAAAAACCTCAACAAGTATCTCTTTAGCGACAGAACTTAAGAAGCTTGGAATTTCTTCGGCCATTGTAAACTTTGATTCTCTTCTCTTTTATAAAGAGTTGACTATTGGGACAGCGAAACCAACCAATGAGGAACTAGAACAAGTTGAACATCACCTTGTGAATATTTCTTCTGCTAAAGAGCCCCTTAATGCCTCCGACTATATAAAGTTGGCCGAAGAGAAGATTATAGAGCTTTTTAAACAGAATAAGATCGTTTTCCTTGTTGGAGGCTCAGGATTTTATCTTCGTGCACTTATTAAAGGAATGTATGAAAGTAGAACTCCCAATGAGCAGCTTCAAAAAGAGCTTGATCAATTATACAAAGAACAAGGTATAGCACCTTTTCTCTCATATTTAGAAGAGCACGACCCTCAATCACTCGTTAATCTACACGAGAATGATCACTATCGTTTAATCAGGGCCGTAGAACATCACAAAATGACCGGTGAGCCGATCTCGAAGGAAAAAGAGCGCTTCGATCAGAAAAACCCTTATGATTTTTCAGAAAACGGCCATCCAGATTGGGATATATTTCACCTCTACTTAGATCTTCCAAAAGATGAACATTGGGAAATTATCCAAAAAAGAACTCAAAAGATGTTTGATGATGGACTTGTCGATGAAGTTCAGTCACTTCTTGATCAAGGCTTTAGCGGTCTTGAAAAACCTCTTCAGTCGATTGGTTATAAAGAGACAGTGGGCTATCTCCGAGGGGAATACTCAACAATAAATAATTGCCAAGAGAGACTCAATATCTCAACAAGACAATTGGCCAAGTCCCAAAGAACTTTCTTTAAGAAAGTAAGCCCTAAAGTGCAATACCACCCACTTCAAGATAAACAAAAAATACACCAAGATCTTTTGAAATTTATTACACAGAAGAATTAA
- the mutL gene encoding DNA mismatch repair endonuclease MutL, producing the protein MISNKIHLLPEHLIDQIKAGEVIERPASIIKELLENSIDAGSDKINIQIRDNGLELISIEDNGHGMGFEDLPYAFCRHATSKIERFEDIYSLHSYGFRGEALASMASIARITCTSTPAENLNAGGKIIIHGGETKAHSEHQGRRAGTSFYIKDLFYNTPARLKFIKSKTSEKNSLKRVLNAFILSNPHVTFSLKWDDKEKDIYRKSDDGSFEKRAKQILFKKKAEEHEKTLLEISGAYEDYKISGYVSQYSSRGNAGKNQYLFINGRLFTDRQIHQTIIRNMEKLWPLGESGHYFVMLTTPPSGVDVNVHPNKTQVKFFKPSLVFSMVSAAIKKTISEYREKMGGSTNLLSSLQNEQRELFSDEVNKGLALENFSQTPFSLGIDLNQSQSSYGYQDSNQHSSFQQKETGSLSTDYIKLSSGFSLMKDENSNQMLLLNHSLIMGQYLGANFSIKESLQEKDTTPLLISEPFELAKGKIDQFFEVLQHVGLEVDRLDEDVIALRSIPNFLNEFPIRETLSPFFRDIQKYNELSIEDVSEYFFNQYRVEFHSHIEMELKLMCKRLSMTTLLSSKAIVPLTDKNLWSLFNE; encoded by the coding sequence ATGATATCGAATAAAATACATTTATTACCAGAACATTTAATTGACCAGATTAAGGCCGGAGAAGTTATTGAACGTCCGGCCTCGATCATAAAAGAGCTACTCGAAAACTCTATCGATGCCGGCTCAGATAAAATCAATATTCAAATTCGCGATAATGGACTCGAGCTTATTAGCATCGAAGACAATGGGCATGGAATGGGTTTTGAAGACCTTCCCTATGCCTTTTGCCGTCATGCAACCTCTAAGATTGAGCGCTTCGAAGATATATACTCTCTTCACAGTTATGGTTTTCGTGGGGAGGCCCTTGCCAGTATGGCAAGTATAGCTAGAATTACTTGTACTTCGACTCCCGCTGAAAATCTAAACGCCGGCGGAAAGATCATTATCCACGGAGGAGAAACCAAGGCCCACTCCGAGCATCAAGGAAGAAGAGCAGGAACTTCTTTTTATATTAAAGATCTCTTCTACAATACACCTGCCAGACTTAAATTTATCAAGTCAAAGACATCAGAGAAGAACTCTCTAAAAAGAGTTTTAAATGCATTTATCTTATCAAATCCTCATGTCACCTTTTCTCTTAAGTGGGATGACAAAGAAAAAGATATTTATCGTAAATCTGATGATGGTTCATTTGAAAAAAGAGCAAAGCAAATTCTCTTTAAAAAGAAGGCAGAAGAGCATGAAAAAACGCTGCTCGAAATTAGCGGAGCCTATGAAGACTACAAAATTAGCGGATATGTAAGTCAATACTCTTCAAGAGGTAATGCTGGAAAGAATCAGTATCTCTTTATCAATGGTAGACTTTTCACTGACCGACAAATTCATCAAACAATCATCAGAAATATGGAAAAGCTTTGGCCATTGGGAGAAAGCGGGCACTACTTTGTTATGCTGACAACTCCTCCTTCAGGAGTTGATGTCAATGTCCATCCCAATAAGACTCAGGTAAAGTTTTTTAAACCAAGTCTCGTATTCTCAATGGTCAGTGCTGCAATAAAGAAGACCATCTCTGAATATAGAGAAAAAATGGGTGGTTCAACTAACCTACTCTCTTCTTTGCAAAACGAACAAAGAGAACTCTTTAGTGATGAGGTTAACAAAGGTCTCGCTCTTGAGAACTTCTCTCAAACACCTTTCTCACTAGGAATAGACTTAAATCAATCCCAGTCGAGTTACGGTTATCAAGATTCAAATCAACACTCTTCTTTTCAACAAAAAGAGACCGGTTCACTTTCAACTGATTATATAAAGCTTTCTTCAGGCTTCTCTTTAATGAAAGATGAAAATTCAAACCAAATGCTTCTTCTTAATCACTCACTTATTATGGGACAGTATCTTGGTGCGAATTTCTCAATTAAGGAATCTCTTCAAGAAAAAGATACAACTCCTCTTCTTATTAGTGAGCCATTTGAATTAGCAAAGGGAAAGATCGATCAATTCTTCGAAGTTCTTCAACATGTTGGCCTAGAAGTCGATCGACTAGATGAAGATGTTATTGCTCTTAGAAGTATTCCAAATTTTCTCAATGAGTTCCCTATTAGAGAGACTCTCTCCCCATTTTTTAGGGATATCCAAAAATATAATGAGCTTTCAATTGAAGATGTTTCTGAATATTTCTTCAATCAATATAGAGTAGAGTTTCACAGTCATATTGAAATGGAATTAAAGCTTATGTGTAAGAGGCTCTCTATGACAACTCTACTGAGCTCTAAGGCCATCGTTCCACTAACGGATAAAAACCTCTGGAGCCTATTCAATGAATAA
- a CDS encoding acyl-CoA dehydrogenase family protein has protein sequence MNELQLELKNQLAKFCLANIEPHMEEDDHAENFRKDLFQQLGELGFTGMTLPEQYGGMGLSYEDLCVALSEIAKYSVSYAVTISVSTMTQAILNEFGTEKQKETYLPALTSGEEIGAFALSESHSGSDAAGLKTTAKKVEGGYILNGTKMWITSGGIAKTYIVMARTGEEGAKGISAFIIRDGMEGFSYGKKEKKMGWKVSPTRELVFENCFVPEENLLREEGFGFKVAMAALDKGRITIGSIATGLAQRALDEAVKYSLERKQFNRAIFDFQGLQFMMADMATDVESSRLLVTEAAKLYDAGTPNQKLACMAKLKATDTAMKVTTDAVQIFGGVGYTTEYPVERFMRDAKVLQIVEGTNQIQKVVIARSLKKEYSN, from the coding sequence ATGAATGAATTGCAACTTGAACTAAAGAACCAATTAGCAAAGTTTTGCTTAGCAAATATTGAACCTCATATGGAAGAAGATGATCACGCCGAGAATTTTCGCAAGGACCTCTTCCAACAATTGGGAGAACTAGGTTTCACAGGAATGACTCTTCCAGAACAATATGGTGGTATGGGCCTCTCTTACGAAGACCTCTGTGTTGCTCTTAGTGAAATCGCAAAATACTCTGTTTCCTATGCCGTTACTATTTCTGTTTCAACAATGACTCAGGCTATCCTCAATGAATTTGGAACAGAAAAACAAAAAGAAACATATCTTCCTGCTCTTACGAGTGGTGAAGAAATTGGTGCATTCGCTCTAAGTGAATCACACTCTGGTTCAGACGCCGCCGGTCTTAAAACGACAGCTAAAAAAGTAGAAGGCGGATACATTCTTAATGGTACGAAAATGTGGATCACTTCTGGCGGTATTGCTAAAACCTATATTGTAATGGCAAGAACTGGAGAAGAAGGGGCCAAGGGAATTTCAGCTTTCATCATTAGAGATGGAATGGAAGGATTCAGCTACGGAAAGAAAGAAAAGAAAATGGGATGGAAAGTTTCTCCGACAAGAGAACTCGTTTTCGAAAATTGTTTTGTGCCTGAAGAAAACCTACTTAGAGAAGAAGGCTTTGGTTTCAAAGTTGCGATGGCCGCACTTGATAAGGGACGTATCACAATTGGTTCAATTGCAACAGGTCTTGCTCAAAGAGCTCTCGATGAAGCAGTAAAATACTCTTTGGAAAGAAAACAATTTAATAGGGCCATTTTTGATTTCCAAGGACTTCAATTCATGATGGCAGATATGGCCACAGATGTTGAATCATCTCGCCTCCTTGTAACAGAAGCTGCAAAGCTTTATGATGCAGGAACTCCAAATCAAAAACTAGCATGTATGGCAAAACTCAAAGCAACAGATACAGCGATGAAAGTAACAACAGATGCTGTTCAAATTTTTGGTGGAGTTGGTTATACAACAGAATACCCTGTTGAACGTTTTATGAGAGATGCAAAAGTTCTACAGATCGTAGAGGGAACAAACCAAATTCAAAAAGTTGTTATTGCAAGGTCTCTTAAAAAAGAATATTCAAATTAG
- a CDS encoding magnesium transporter: MGIFKNFPNITVNFSNALGATLYSESGKRLGKLKDFFVDYEEVYPLVIAIQFVRNNQYFYIDWDDIKEFSYKRITIKEGAFEGRSRTYPKTPKNKVITSLLANQFAGKAEEYPPLGKIVLDKQIVDTAGKKVVRVNDIQLIKAGKFLRVTHASIGLRSMLRRLGYERPVDKLVKTFKPHAKYLKSEVLINWKYVHAIPSRNIQSSVKLNLSNEDIKGLHPADLADILEDLDAHGRDLIFKNLDPKTAAETLSELEEDVQTTLMKKETAEKAAKIIENMDTDDAADILHDLGEAKANAIIDKIEDEETKEEVQELLEYDEDTAGGLMSTEVFEVREHLKKSDILEFITKEHEDLETIYDLYVIDNSNRLIGTCSLRDLLIHKEDVIIGDIMNEDDMKTLPPDTSWKDVASFMSKYNLINVPIIDKEKELLGIVSVDDLLPWLLDE; the protein is encoded by the coding sequence ATGGGAATATTTAAAAACTTTCCTAATATCACCGTTAACTTTTCAAATGCACTAGGCGCAACTTTATATAGTGAAAGTGGAAAACGATTAGGAAAGCTAAAAGATTTTTTCGTCGATTATGAAGAAGTATATCCTCTCGTTATCGCCATCCAATTTGTCAGAAATAATCAATATTTCTATATCGACTGGGATGACATTAAAGAATTTTCTTATAAGAGAATCACCATTAAAGAAGGTGCCTTTGAAGGAAGAAGCCGCACCTATCCAAAGACTCCAAAGAATAAAGTCATTACGAGTCTTTTGGCCAACCAATTTGCAGGTAAAGCTGAAGAATACCCTCCTCTTGGAAAGATCGTTCTTGATAAGCAAATTGTTGATACGGCAGGAAAAAAAGTAGTACGAGTTAATGATATTCAACTGATCAAAGCAGGGAAATTCTTAAGAGTTACCCACGCCTCTATTGGACTTCGTTCGATGCTTAGAAGATTGGGTTATGAGAGACCAGTCGATAAACTCGTTAAGACCTTTAAGCCTCACGCAAAATATTTAAAGAGCGAAGTACTCATTAATTGGAAATATGTTCACGCGATTCCAAGTAGAAATATTCAAAGCTCAGTAAAATTAAATCTTTCAAATGAAGATATTAAAGGACTTCACCCTGCTGACTTAGCCGATATTCTTGAAGATCTCGATGCTCACGGACGTGACTTAATCTTTAAAAATCTCGATCCAAAAACAGCTGCTGAAACACTTTCCGAACTCGAAGAAGATGTCCAAACGACACTGATGAAAAAGGAAACTGCAGAAAAAGCAGCGAAAATTATCGAGAATATGGATACAGATGATGCTGCCGATATTCTTCACGATCTTGGAGAAGCTAAGGCCAATGCAATCATCGATAAAATAGAAGATGAAGAGACAAAAGAAGAAGTTCAAGAACTCCTTGAATACGATGAAGATACTGCTGGAGGACTGATGTCCACAGAGGTCTTTGAAGTAAGAGAGCATCTTAAAAAATCAGATATTTTAGAATTCATTACAAAAGAGCACGAAGACTTAGAGACAATCTATGATCTCTACGTTATCGATAACTCTAATAGACTTATTGGAACTTGTTCTCTTAGAGACCTTCTCATTCACAAAGAAGATGTCATCATCGGTGATATAATGAATGAGGATGATATGAAAACTCTTCCTCCAGATACTTCATGGAAAGATGTCGCAAGTTTTATGAGTAAATATAATCTCATAAACGTTCCTATTATTGATAAAGAAAAAGAATTACTTGGAATTGTCTCTGTAGATGATTTACTTCCATGGCTTCTCGATGAGTAG